The following proteins are co-located in the Flavobacterium sp. CECT 9288 genome:
- a CDS encoding nucleoside deaminase encodes MINPFTDEYFMKKALQEAEMAFEKGEIPVGALIVIDNKVIARSHNLTELLHDVTAHAEMQSITAAANYLGGKYLTGCTLYVTLEPCQMCAGALYWSQISKIVFGARDEQRGFITLGTKLHPKTSVVQGIMANEAADLMKRFFAERRK; translated from the coding sequence ATGATAAACCCATTCACCGACGAATATTTCATGAAAAAAGCTTTGCAGGAAGCAGAAATGGCTTTTGAAAAAGGCGAAATTCCTGTTGGTGCGCTAATTGTCATTGATAACAAAGTCATTGCTCGAAGTCATAATTTAACCGAATTACTTCATGATGTGACAGCTCATGCCGAAATGCAATCCATCACTGCTGCTGCAAATTATCTAGGTGGAAAATATTTAACTGGTTGCACGCTTTATGTAACACTCGAGCCTTGCCAGATGTGCGCTGGCGCTTTGTATTGGAGCCAAATTTCTAAAATTGTTTTTGGAGCTCGTGATGAACAACGCGGTTTTATCACTCTTGGAACAAAATTGCATCCTAAAACTTCTGTAGTGCAAGGAATCATGGCCAATGAAGCCGCTGATTTGATGAAACGATTTTTTGCTGAGAGAAGGAAGTAG
- a CDS encoding 1-deoxy-D-xylulose-5-phosphate synthase, which yields MKNSLLSNINNPTDLRLLDEAQLPQVAQELRDFIIDIVAVKEGHLGASLGVIELTIALHYVFDTPNDLLIWDVGHQAYGHKILTGRRENFHTNRQLGGISGFPKRSESNYDTFGVGHSSTSISAALGMAIVSNLKGDFNKQHIAIIGDASIASGMAFEGLNHAGVTDANLLVILNDNAIGIDPSVGALKQYLTAVKEGKNPRQNNMIKSLNFDYSGPIDGHDVFAVIKELKRLQKIKGPKFLHLITTKGKGLQQAEEDQVKYHAPGKFDAATGEIITKQEDNLPPKYQDVFGLTVLDLARKNEKIIGITPAMPSGSSLKFMMDAFPERAFDVGIAEQHAVTLAAGMATQGMIVYCNIYSTFLQRAYDQIIHDVALQNLPVIFCLDRAGLVGEDGATHHGVFDIAYLRCIPNLIVYAPRNEIELQNILYTAQLGLANPIAIRYPRGRGIINNWKEKYLGHYNAIAIGASSCLIAGSKVAVLSNGTIGNNVTLALAKIKKTTTIAHYDFPFVKPLDEKSLHQIFSQFDSIITLEDGTVKGGFGSAITEFAVSYKYQSQITVLGIPDEFIEHGTVNELQQYCKIDVSSLEKVFLSY from the coding sequence ATGAAAAACAGTTTACTTTCAAACATTAATAACCCAACCGATTTACGCTTGCTTGACGAAGCGCAACTTCCTCAAGTTGCACAAGAATTACGTGATTTTATAATCGATATTGTGGCCGTAAAAGAAGGTCATCTTGGTGCAAGCCTTGGTGTTATTGAATTGACAATTGCCTTGCATTATGTTTTTGACACCCCAAATGATTTATTGATTTGGGATGTGGGCCATCAAGCCTATGGCCATAAAATACTGACCGGCCGAAGAGAAAATTTTCATACTAATCGTCAACTCGGAGGAATTTCTGGTTTCCCAAAAAGAAGCGAAAGCAATTACGACACCTTTGGCGTAGGCCATTCTTCCACTTCTATTTCGGCGGCACTCGGAATGGCAATAGTATCTAATTTGAAAGGCGATTTCAACAAACAACACATAGCTATTATTGGGGATGCTTCTATTGCCTCAGGTATGGCTTTTGAAGGATTGAATCACGCTGGAGTTACTGATGCTAATTTACTCGTAATTCTCAATGATAACGCTATTGGGATTGACCCAAGCGTAGGTGCTTTGAAACAATACCTCACTGCGGTCAAAGAAGGGAAAAATCCAAGGCAAAACAACATGATTAAGTCCTTGAATTTTGATTATTCGGGGCCTATTGATGGTCATGATGTTTTTGCGGTGATCAAAGAATTAAAGCGTTTACAAAAAATAAAAGGTCCTAAATTTTTACATTTAATTACCACCAAAGGAAAAGGCCTGCAACAAGCCGAAGAGGATCAAGTAAAGTACCACGCTCCGGGAAAATTTGATGCCGCAACGGGCGAAATCATAACAAAACAAGAAGATAATTTACCTCCAAAATACCAAGATGTTTTTGGCTTGACCGTTTTAGACTTGGCTCGAAAAAATGAAAAGATAATAGGAATAACACCTGCAATGCCCTCCGGTAGTTCGTTGAAATTTATGATGGATGCGTTTCCAGAACGTGCTTTTGACGTTGGTATTGCAGAGCAACACGCTGTGACTTTAGCCGCCGGAATGGCAACACAAGGCATGATCGTTTATTGCAACATTTACTCGACATTTTTACAAAGAGCTTATGACCAAATCATTCATGATGTGGCTTTGCAAAATCTTCCGGTAATTTTTTGCCTGGACAGAGCTGGATTGGTTGGCGAAGATGGAGCTACACATCACGGTGTTTTTGATATAGCGTACCTGCGTTGCATTCCTAATCTAATTGTTTATGCTCCGAGGAACGAAATTGAACTTCAAAATATTTTATATACCGCGCAATTAGGACTTGCAAACCCGATTGCTATTCGGTATCCTAGAGGTCGGGGTATAATAAACAACTGGAAAGAAAAATATCTGGGTCATTATAATGCTATAGCCATTGGTGCCAGCAGCTGTCTTATAGCCGGTTCAAAAGTGGCTGTTTTATCGAATGGTACTATTGGAAATAATGTTACTTTGGCTCTAGCCAAAATAAAAAAAACCACTACTATTGCCCACTATGATTTTCCTTTTGTAAAACCATTAGACGAAAAAAGTTTACACCAAATTTTCAGTCAATTTGACTCTATCATTACCCTTGAGGACGGTACCGTAAAAGGAGGATTTGGTAGTGCCATCACAGAGTTTGCAGTCTCTTATAAATACCAATCACAAATTACTGTTCTAGGAATTCCAGATGAATTTATAGAACACGGAACTGTAAACGAGTTACAACAATATTGCAAAATTGACGTTTCTAGTCTAGAAAAAGTTTTTTTGAGTTACTAA
- a CDS encoding RDD family protein, whose translation METTALTISADLLASKTKRFFNLLIDLFIVYLFTIGIGVLINGIGVITENYKVADWIINLSPTENALFGMIVMFFYYFIMEFYLSRTFGKYFTKTLVVKPNGSKPNLKSILIRTLVRFIPIEIVSFLNNNSRGWHDTLSVSYVVNKHEFLAKARL comes from the coding sequence ATGGAAACTACAGCATTAACTATTTCGGCGGATTTATTAGCTTCTAAAACCAAGCGATTTTTTAACCTGCTCATTGATTTGTTTATTGTTTATTTGTTCACTATCGGAATTGGAGTACTCATTAACGGGATAGGAGTTATAACAGAGAATTATAAAGTAGCAGATTGGATTATCAATTTATCACCCACAGAAAACGCCTTGTTTGGGATGATAGTGATGTTTTTTTACTATTTCATTATGGAGTTTTATTTGTCTAGAACTTTTGGGAAATACTTCACTAAAACGCTAGTTGTAAAACCTAATGGCAGCAAACCAAACCTAAAAAGTATACTCATTAGAACCTTAGTACGATTCATTCCTATTGAGATAGTTTCCTTTTTAAACAACAATTCAAGAGGTTGGCATGATACATTATCAGTAAGCTATGTGGTCAATAAGCATGAATTTTTAGCAAAAGCGAGATTGTAA
- the dgt gene encoding dGTP triphosphohydrolase — MNWEQLLSLKRQGDKGKRLRVEQDDTRLGFEVDYDRIIFSSAFRSLQDKTQVIPLSKTDFVHTRLTHSLEVSVVGRSLGRLVGKKIIAKYPHLKEVHGYHMNDFGAIVAAASLAHDIGNPPFGHSGEKAIGEYFSIGNGQKYKDQLTAKEWQDLIDFEGNANGFSVLTASRPGIEGGLRISYATLGAFMKYPKESLPKKPTKNIADKKYGFFQTDKAFFQEVAHDMGLIPNKSGEDVGFERHPLAYLVEAADDICYTIIDFEDGMNLGLVSEDFALEYLIKLVKDSIDTSKYKTLETKEDRISYLRALAIGSLISDAVKVFIENEELILQGNFPYALMDKSKYKAQMDDIIKISVEKIYQSREVIEKEIVGYQIIQTLLDKFITAFDNNYNGVASNYDTLILKMLPEKHQLEKDNLYGRLLHICHFISLLTDGNALLFYKTITAAKS, encoded by the coding sequence ATGAACTGGGAACAACTTTTATCACTTAAACGTCAAGGCGACAAAGGCAAACGATTGCGTGTAGAACAAGACGATACCCGTTTGGGTTTTGAAGTAGATTATGATCGAATCATTTTTTCTTCGGCGTTCAGAAGTTTACAAGATAAAACACAAGTTATTCCATTATCCAAAACTGATTTTGTGCATACCAGATTAACACATAGTCTGGAAGTATCCGTTGTTGGGCGTTCTTTGGGTCGTTTGGTAGGAAAAAAAATCATCGCAAAATACCCGCATTTAAAAGAAGTACACGGTTATCACATGAATGATTTTGGGGCAATTGTGGCTGCAGCTTCATTGGCGCATGATATTGGGAATCCGCCTTTTGGACATTCGGGTGAAAAAGCCATTGGAGAATATTTTTCGATAGGAAACGGACAAAAATACAAAGATCAACTTACTGCAAAAGAGTGGCAAGATTTAATAGATTTTGAAGGTAATGCTAATGGTTTTTCGGTACTTACAGCAAGCAGACCAGGAATAGAAGGAGGACTTCGGATTTCGTATGCTACTCTTGGTGCTTTTATGAAATATCCCAAAGAGAGTTTGCCTAAAAAACCAACCAAAAATATCGCTGATAAAAAATATGGTTTTTTTCAAACTGACAAAGCTTTTTTTCAAGAAGTAGCACATGACATGGGTTTGATTCCGAATAAATCCGGAGAAGATGTTGGTTTTGAACGCCATCCTTTGGCCTATCTCGTTGAAGCTGCTGATGATATTTGTTATACCATTATCGATTTTGAGGACGGAATGAATCTTGGTTTGGTTTCGGAGGATTTCGCATTAGAATACCTTATAAAATTAGTAAAAGACAGTATTGATACTTCCAAGTACAAAACACTTGAAACTAAAGAAGACCGAATAAGCTATTTGCGCGCATTAGCTATTGGCAGTTTAATCAGCGATGCCGTAAAAGTTTTTATTGAAAACGAAGAGCTCATTTTGCAAGGAAATTTTCCTTATGCCTTAATGGATAAAAGCAAGTACAAAGCTCAGATGGATGATATTATCAAGATCAGTGTCGAGAAAATCTATCAAAGTCGTGAAGTGATCGAAAAAGAAATTGTAGGCTATCAAATTATACAAACCTTATTGGATAAATTTATTACCGCATTTGATAATAATTATAATGGTGTAGCCTCTAATTATGATACCTTAATTTTAAAAATGTTGCCAGAAAAGCATCAATTAGAAAAAGACAATTTATACGGTCGTTTGTTGCATATTTGTCATTTTATTTCCTTGTTAACTGATGGTAATGCATTGTTGTTCTATAAAACAATAACCGCTGCTAAAAGTTAA
- a CDS encoding T9SS-dependent M36 family metallopeptidase, with product MKKNLLYLICLVSFVGFSQSNNQIIQNYLKNPASRTTLSNADFNDWAIQSEGGTTTSGIENCYVVQRYNGIEIFRAVSNFSIKDKQVIDVKSRIVENVARKVNATSPKLQVSDALDKAYFQLGILAKDKINILERTSVNKYTLSNGIGVSEPVTANLVYHQDKVGNLKLAWDFNIHTSTHDHLWSVRIDALNGKLLEKNNLVISCNFHKELVSKTEYNTILSKTEKLPLQLYSPTIPSFSGGSYRVIPYNIESPSHGAFQLITNPANNIASPFGWHDTDGAVGPEYTITRGNNVWAKDDVSATNQDTGLSPDGGPSLFFDFPYAGTNINANIYIDAATTNLFYMNNIMHDVWYQYGFNEPSGNFQESNYDRGGSASDYVNAEAQDGSLATPMSLNNANFSTPVDGTRPRMQMFLWNRGPVIKPLIVTSPESIAGSYIATQNSFNPGRVALPVFPEFLQSDLVLYLDNSGGTSQACSAPLNRSALNGKIVVVKRGNCNFAVKVKAAQNAGAIAVIVINNDDAEISMSGADDSITIPAISISSSNGDILLAEMSTGTVNVKIQSQSEPFVNSDGDFDNGIIAHEYGHGISTRLAGGRNNSSCLQNKDQMGEGWSDWFALMMQLKPGDVGAANRGIGTFVSSQPNNGVGIRSYPYSTDKDTNPMTYTSTNFFQSVDANGIEQTSVHGVGSVWATMLWDLTWAYIAKYGYDDNKYSGTGGNNKLMRIVLDGIKLQPCSPTFVDARDAIIAADQALTGGKDFCMIWEVFAARGLGANASGGDRNIGNDQREDFTVPPAGANCTLSTLDIEDENVMRVYPNPSTGNVTVRINNYNGQVDVKVVDINGRLVYTADKVTFSNEKSFDLTQLSAGIYMIDITGEGLKYVEKIIIN from the coding sequence ATGAAAAAAAATTTACTTTATTTAATATGTTTGGTGTCTTTTGTTGGTTTTTCACAATCAAACAACCAAATAATTCAAAATTACTTAAAAAATCCCGCCTCTCGAACAACTTTGTCTAATGCAGATTTTAATGACTGGGCCATTCAAAGTGAAGGAGGTACTACAACTTCTGGAATAGAGAATTGTTATGTGGTGCAGCGTTACAACGGAATTGAAATATTTCGTGCTGTTTCTAATTTTTCAATTAAAGACAAGCAAGTGATCGATGTTAAAAGTAGGATTGTTGAAAATGTAGCCAGAAAAGTTAATGCTACATCGCCTAAACTACAAGTTTCTGATGCACTAGACAAAGCTTATTTTCAATTGGGAATATTGGCTAAAGATAAAATCAACATTTTAGAAAGAACTTCTGTAAATAAGTATACTTTAAGCAATGGTATTGGGGTGTCAGAACCTGTTACAGCAAACTTAGTATACCATCAGGATAAAGTTGGAAACTTAAAGTTAGCTTGGGATTTTAATATTCATACAAGTACCCATGATCATTTATGGAGCGTTAGGATAGATGCATTAAATGGTAAATTATTAGAAAAAAATAATTTGGTTATTTCTTGTAATTTTCATAAAGAGTTAGTTTCTAAAACTGAATATAATACTATTTTGTCCAAAACGGAAAAATTACCATTGCAATTATATTCTCCTACGATACCTTCATTTTCAGGTGGTTCTTACAGGGTGATACCCTATAATATTGAAAGTCCAAGTCATGGAGCATTTCAATTGATTACAAATCCTGCGAACAACATTGCCTCGCCATTTGGATGGCATGACACTGATGGGGCAGTTGGTCCTGAATATACCATTACAAGGGGAAATAATGTTTGGGCCAAAGATGATGTTTCCGCTACAAATCAAGATACAGGTCTAAGTCCTGATGGAGGACCGTCTTTATTTTTTGATTTTCCATATGCTGGAACGAATATTAACGCTAATATTTACATTGATGCAGCTACCACTAATTTGTTTTACATGAATAACATCATGCATGACGTATGGTACCAATATGGATTTAATGAACCAAGTGGTAATTTTCAAGAAAGTAATTATGATCGTGGAGGCTCAGCAAGTGATTATGTAAATGCTGAGGCTCAGGACGGTTCATTGGCAACACCAATGAGTTTAAATAATGCAAATTTTTCTACTCCTGTTGATGGCACTAGACCTAGGATGCAAATGTTTTTATGGAATAGAGGTCCAGTTATAAAACCATTAATAGTAACTTCTCCTGAAAGTATTGCTGGAAGTTACATAGCAACTCAAAATTCTTTTAACCCTGGACGGGTTGCATTACCTGTTTTCCCTGAATTTTTGCAATCGGATTTAGTGTTATATTTAGATAACTCTGGTGGTACATCTCAAGCTTGTTCAGCCCCTTTAAATAGAAGTGCATTAAATGGAAAAATTGTAGTAGTTAAACGTGGAAATTGTAATTTTGCAGTAAAGGTCAAAGCAGCGCAAAATGCTGGCGCTATTGCTGTAATTGTTATCAATAATGATGATGCTGAAATTTCAATGTCAGGTGCAGATGATTCCATAACAATTCCGGCCATCAGTATAAGTAGTTCAAATGGGGATATATTATTGGCTGAGATGAGTACAGGAACAGTAAATGTAAAAATTCAATCCCAATCTGAGCCATTTGTAAATTCAGATGGTGATTTTGATAACGGCATTATTGCACACGAATATGGGCATGGTATTTCTACTCGATTGGCAGGAGGTAGAAATAATTCAAGTTGCCTTCAAAATAAAGATCAAATGGGCGAGGGTTGGTCTGACTGGTTTGCTTTAATGATGCAATTAAAGCCCGGGGATGTTGGTGCAGCTAATAGAGGGATTGGTACTTTTGTTTCTTCTCAACCCAATAATGGAGTGGGTATTAGAAGTTACCCTTATTCTACTGATAAAGATACCAACCCTATGACTTATACATCTACTAATTTCTTTCAGTCTGTAGATGCAAATGGAATTGAGCAAACTTCTGTTCATGGTGTAGGTTCAGTATGGGCTACAATGTTATGGGATTTAACGTGGGCTTACATCGCTAAATATGGCTATGATGACAATAAGTATTCTGGTACTGGAGGAAATAATAAGTTGATGCGTATCGTTTTAGATGGTATAAAGTTGCAACCTTGTAGTCCAACATTTGTAGATGCAAGAGATGCAATAATTGCTGCTGACCAAGCTCTGACAGGAGGTAAAGATTTTTGCATGATCTGGGAGGTATTTGCTGCCAGAGGATTAGGAGCTAATGCATCAGGAGGAGATAGAAATATTGGAAATGACCAAAGAGAAGATTTTACAGTTCCACCGGCGGGTGCTAATTGTACATTAAGTACATTAGATATTGAGGATGAAAATGTTATGCGAGTTTATCCTAATCCTTCTACCGGAAATGTCACAGTAAGAATCAATAATTATAATGGACAAGTTGATGTAAAGGTGGTCGATATCAATGGTAGATTAGTTTATACAGCTGATAAAGTTACTTTTAGTAATGAAAAATCATTCGATTTAACTCAATTAAGCGCCGGTATATATATGATTGATATTACTGGAGAAGGGTTAAAGTATGTTGAGAAAATAATAATAAATTAA
- a CDS encoding DUF3078 domain-containing protein — protein sequence MKSRVYLILFILTIPLCGFAQDTIQNNYVNALQTVNTLTKTHKLTRIPLRIRTKTHLLPFSYWTNKNSLGFDISEVAFVNWSAGGTSSISGLLKGKFLRNYARDNYNWSNELIFRYGLNKQDGIEVRKTEDAIQLNSTFGYRKDTLSNWFHSAKFNFNTQFTNGFAYPNTEIAISKPFAPAYIFMGIGAEYIDPDKKKNLYISPFTFKTTLVLDQRLANQGAFGVVKATYDADGNLLTEGETYKMELGFLVTNKYKKEIYKNVNLENRLTLYSDYINRFGNIDVECDLQVQLVVNQYVKANIGAHVIYDDDIKSKREIDGNQVTEGPKIQLRQAIGVGIEYAF from the coding sequence ATGAAATCAAGAGTTTACTTAATCCTATTTATACTTACTATCCCACTATGTGGATTTGCACAAGATACCATTCAAAATAATTATGTGAATGCTTTACAGACTGTAAATACTTTGACTAAAACACACAAGTTGACCCGAATTCCTTTACGTATAAGAACCAAAACACATTTGTTACCTTTTTCATATTGGACAAATAAAAACAGTTTAGGTTTTGATATTTCAGAGGTAGCCTTTGTAAACTGGTCTGCTGGAGGAACAAGTTCTATATCCGGTTTATTGAAAGGAAAATTTCTTCGAAATTATGCTCGAGATAACTACAATTGGTCTAATGAATTAATATTTAGATACGGTTTAAACAAACAAGATGGTATTGAAGTACGAAAAACCGAGGATGCTATTCAATTAAACTCCACATTTGGTTATAGAAAAGACACTCTTTCTAACTGGTTTCATTCAGCAAAATTCAACTTTAATACACAGTTTACCAATGGATTTGCATACCCTAATACCGAAATAGCAATATCAAAACCATTTGCTCCAGCCTATATCTTTATGGGAATAGGAGCTGAATACATTGATCCTGACAAAAAGAAAAACCTGTACATTTCACCGTTTACCTTTAAAACTACTCTAGTCTTAGACCAACGTCTAGCAAATCAAGGTGCTTTTGGGGTTGTAAAAGCTACCTATGACGCAGATGGAAACTTACTTACCGAAGGTGAAACCTATAAAATGGAACTTGGTTTTCTGGTCACCAATAAATATAAAAAAGAGATTTATAAGAACGTTAATTTAGAAAACAGATTGACCTTATACTCTGATTATATCAACCGTTTTGGAAATATTGATGTAGAATGTGACTTGCAAGTACAGCTCGTAGTAAATCAATATGTAAAGGCAAATATTGGCGCTCACGTTATTTATGACGACGATATCAAATCAAAAAGAGAAATAGATGGCAATCAAGTAACCGAAGGACCAAAAATACAATTGAGACAAGCTATTGGAGTAGGAATTGAGTATGCATTTTAA